The following are encoded in a window of Sminthopsis crassicaudata isolate SCR6 chromosome 5, ASM4859323v1, whole genome shotgun sequence genomic DNA:
- the LOC141542603 gene encoding C-type lectin domain family 1 member B-like, giving the protein MEESSVTNPPSIPDKPKREPPNTDTEITEQELTTPLSTAPKEEWGPVPSDIFIKDAPNTFSPWAVNAVILGILSLLLMVASSFFGYQYFQNIQQSNSNLYNLTKEMKSFHNKLEIFFGTMKELQKGKYSEPCLKHWKWYKDNCYNQTLSCVSWFDCDNLCNSMNATFLKSGNDMIMNFMKKFLSADTWVGISYQENSKEWKWENGSSYPFRASPKSEQKFRNSCLYINSNMMGFSHCNETLPCLCEKALSAEN; this is encoded by the exons ATGGAGGAATCATCAGTTACAAACCCTCCCAGCATCCCTGATAAACCAAAACGTGAACCTCCAAATACTGACACAG AAATTACAGAGCAGGAACTAACCACTCCTCTTTCTACTGCACCAAAGGAAGAGTGGGGACCAGTCCCTAGTGACATCTTCATCAAAG ATGCGCCTAATACCTTTTCTCCATGGGCAGTCAATGCAGTGATTCTGGGGATCCTTAGCCTGCTGTTGATGGTAGCATCTTCGTTCTTTGGTTACCAAT attttcaaaatatCCAGCAATCAAATAGTAATTTGTATAACCTCACCAAAGAGATGAAGTCTTTCCACAACAAACTAGAAATCTTCTTTGGAACAATGAAGGAACTACAAAAGG GAAAATATTCTGAACCTTGTCTGAAACACTGGAAATGGTACAAAGATAATTGCTATAACCAAACTCTCTCGTGTGTATCTTGGTTTGACTGTGATAATCTTTGTAACTCCATGAATGCCACgtttttaaaatcaggaaatgATATGATAATG AACTTCATGAAAAAGTTTCTATCAGCTGATACCTGGGTTGGCATCTCTTATCAAGAAAACAGTAAAGAGTGGAAGTGGGAAAATGGTTCTTCTTATCCTTTTAG AGCATCACCAAAGTCAGAACAGAAATTCCGGAActcatgtttatatataaattcaaatatgatgGGTTTCTCTCATTGTAATGAAACCTTACCTTGTTTGTGTGAGAAGGCTCTCAGTGCTGAGAATTAA